The stretch of DNA GACGGTTATCTGGATTTGTTCCCACATACTGCTATCCATTCTCATCACACTCAAGGGCGTACTGAACGGCTATTTTTGCATGAATCTCAGTGGTGTCATACAAGGGCAAAGGAGAGTCCTGCGCTCTGACCAGCAAACCTATTTCGGTGCACCCCAGTATCACCGCCTCGGCGCCTGCATGCTGCAAATCGCGAATCACCTTCTGATATTGCTGGCGTGATGACTCGCGAATCTGTCCCAGGCAAAGTTCGTCGTAAATGACCCGGTTGACCTCAGAACGACCGGCATCATCGGGAACCACCACAGTCAGGCCCCGCTCAATCAGGCGCTGCTTGTAGAAATCCTGCTCCATGGTAAATCGTGTGCCCAGCAAGCCGACGGTGCTGACACCTTCAGCCAGCAGTTTATCGGCAGTTGCATCGGCTATATGCAGGAGTGGCAAAGAAACTTGCGACTGGATCTGCGCAGCCACCTTGTGCATGGTGTTGGTGCAGATAAGCATAAAATCGGCGCCCGCCTTTTGCAGTCCAGCCGCTGCATCAGTCAACAGCGCGCCGGCTGCCTGCCAGTCGCCGACATGTTGCAATTGCTCTACCTCGGCAAAATCCACGCTGACCAGAACAATTTTTGCGGAATGCAGCCCACCCAGGCGCTGCTTAATGCCCTCATTGATTAGTCGATAATAAGTCACGGTCGATTCCCAGCTCATGCCGCCCAGCAGACCAATTGTTTTCATAAGCTCATCTCTCCTGATACAGGTCGCTGCAGTTCACGGGTGATCTGTGCGGCATCCAGGCCGCAGGCAATCAGGTAATACAATTTTGTCACCGCAGCCTCGGGGGTCAGGTCACCGCCACTGATGGCGCCTGCACCGGGTAATCCGCTGCCTGCCGCATAACGATCAAAACTGACTACCCCATCCAGCGGCTGGGAAACTACCAGCACCACAATGCCGCGCTTGACGGCTGCGCGGATTGCGTCCATCAAAGCCGGATCACGTGTTGGCGCATTACCTGAGCCATAGGCTTCCAGTACCAGACCACGTAAAGATGGCGCAGAACAGATTGCATTAAACAGATTCGCACTGATGCCCGGAAACAGCCTCACCATGGCGACCGAATCGTCGGCAGGCGCTTGCAGCGGCCGACTGGCCAGGCGCTCCCCATGGGTCAGTCGGCGACTGCCCTGAAATTCGATATCAATGCCTATTTTGCCCAATAATGGATAACGTGGCGAGTCAAAGGCATCATAGGCCCGGGCTGAAATCTTGGTCACCCGATTACCGCGCATAATACGCGAACCGAATACCACGCAAACCTGAGCGAGTGAGCCTGGCATCGTGCAAGCGACTTCGATAGCAGAAATCAGATTGGCACGTGCATCACTGCGCGGAAATCCAAACGGCAATTGAGCACCGGTGACGACCACCGGCTTGCCCCAGCGACGAATAAAATAGCTCAAAGCTGAGCTGGTATATGCCAGGGTATCCGTGCCATGCAGCACCACAAAACCATCATAATCGTCATAGCGTTTTTCGATATCGATAGCCAGTTTTAACCAGAGCGCCGGCCGCATATCCGAACTGTCAATCAAGGGATCATAGGCTAGCGTCTCGAGAATCGGCGGCTGCTGCTGAAACGCCGGGCCCAACTCCACGAGACTGCGGATTTCCTCCGCCAGATCTGCCGCTGGCGCAAGCCCTTCGCGGGTCTGCTTCATGCCAATCGTACCGCCGGTATAGATAATCAGAATACGCTGACCCATCATGCCCGCCCACCCGGCGGCCTGAGACTATAAATAGCCCTTTGCTCAATAGCACACACGCAGCGTCCGTTATCTGCGCGGAACAGATTGAACTGGCAATCCGCAAACTCATGTCCTTTCCTGCTGAATAGCTCCAGAATTCGCATTTCACTGATCAGCTGAGTACCAAGCGGCACTGCTTCGAAATTTTGCGAACGAGTCTCAAGGTGTACCCACGGGTTCATACTGGCCACGGCAGCAAAGTGCCGGTTGGCACACCCAAGAATAAACGACATGTTTGCGAAACCACCGCTACTGACTGCGTCATCAGTGCGCAGCAAAGCAGGCATGTCTGCCTGCGAGCGGAAGTATCGCGCCATTTCATGATCTGCAGACCACAAAAAGGCTTTTGCCATACATCCCCTGTCTTGCAGCGACAACATGGTTTCATAACTGGCTTGCGGGCCCAGATAATGATCAGGCATGACCGGATCACCACGGCGAGCAGTATCGGCCGGAACGGCGTCTACCTTGAGACTGACAATGGCGTTTGCGTTTTTTTTACCATCACTGTTCAGTTCTGCGCTGTAGCTATCACCGTTCCATTCAGAATGAACTTCGAATTCAGCTTCATCGTAGAGCGGCGAGGTGACAACAACATGTGCATGACCATGATTAAGCCAGTCAATGCCCCACTGCTCTATAGCCGGCTGCATCAGATAAGCCGATACTGTCACACCTGGCACCAGAGCGCCTGAAAATCCGTATTCCCGCGCCAGTTCATCTGAATGGATTCGGTTATCAGAATCAGGCACCTGGTTGTAGGCAACACCTCCGATCACGCCCAGCCTCCGGACAATGGAAATACCTGCCCAACGTGGCAATTTGCGGCATCGCTGCACAAATAGGCTACCAACGCCGCGTCTTCTTCCGCAGTAACCAGTCTGCCCAGCGGTACCTCGCGCTGCAACCGCGCCTGAAAACGCGGATCGGCCTGCACTGTATCGGGGAAATACGTCGGATTATCAACAAAATTCTGGGCAATAGCATTTACCTGGATACCATGTCGGGCCAGCTCGACTCCGACGGCCCGCGTGTAGGAAAGTTGCGCCCCGCGAGCTGCGCTGTAGGTTGACGCCCGTTTCATGCCTCGCTGCGCTGACGCGCTGCCCATGATCAGAATTTTCCCACTCTGCCTCTCTATCATTTGAGGTCCGACCGCAGCAAGCAGTCGAGGCAATGGGTGCACAAGTGCCTCAAAAACCGCAGTCCATTCCTCCTCATCTACATCAACGGCCGCCGTTGATGGGGCTGGTATCGCCAGATTGGCGATCAAGACATCAATCTGCCCGGCTGCAGAGACGACCTCCCTGACTTCCTGCTTATCGCTCAAACGCTCATAACTGGGGATAACTTTTGCCCCCAACTTGCCGAGCGATTCAATCAACACTGGCCCCATAAAGGCGTCAGCGTGCGTCAACAGCACTCGTTTATCTTGTAGTGAAATCATTTAACTGTCCTGAGCTTAGCCATCTATAGTCTATTGGTGCGGTTTCAGCGGTAACTTTCTGACGATATCGTCGAACGTAGCCCCTTGAATTTGAACACGTTTATGCTGATTAGCATGTCCAGCGACAATTACCACGGCTGCCTGCGGCAACTTGAGGTATGTCGCAAGAAGCTTTTCGACAGCCCGATTCGCCTTGCCCGCCTCAGGTGCAGTTGCAACCTTTACTTTCAATTCTTCGCCCAACCAACCGGTTATCTGGTTTCGGGATGCTCCCGGAATGACTTTAAGACTTAACACGACTGTACTCATCTTGAACTCATCGACTAGGCGGTTGATTTGAGAAGTTTATCATGGGCGGCCGCCGATTCACCCTCCTATGGGGTCAACCAACATAAACTCACTGTCTGACAATGCGAGTATTGTGGACGCTGTACGTGTCATTGTGCACCCGGATTACAACCCGGACCCTGAGTCCAGTTCGAATACCCACGATTATGATATCGCATTGATTGAGTTGAGCAGCGCTGTGTCAGCGCCCACGATCCGGCTGTACACGGGCACTGTCCCGGCCAACCTTCCTGTCATCGCTGCTGGATGGGGGGCAACAGTCGGCGACGGCTCAGCAGCGTCTGAAGAGCTTCTGCATACTCAATTACAGACGATTAACAGCAGCCGCTGTGAAACAGCACACGAGGGATCGATTACCGCTAATATGTTCTGTGCCGGTGGCTACACACCAACTGACACATCTGACACTTGCCAGGGTGACAGCGGCGGGCCTCTATTTGCAATGATGGGACAGGAGGCGCTTCAGCTTGGCATTACCAGCTTTGGCGGCAGTGAAACTTCGAATTGCGGTACGCCAGGATCTCCGGGGGTCTATGCATCCGTGTCCGAACTTTATGGATTTATTCAACAGCACGTGCCGGAAACCAGCGTGCTTAATTCAACAAACAGTATAACGGTTGCCTATAACGTTTATGACGAGCAGACCGAGTCTGTCAGCATTCCGAAAGTCTATGGTGACGGTCTGAATTATTCAGTGACACTGAAACATCTCGGAGATTTCAAATTTCTGGTCGAGATGGCGGACTACCCCTAAAGTCCGCCAGCAATGACGAGTTACTGAGGACGGTGGAACCGACCAATATAGACTGACTTGCCCAGCACGTGGCCTTCCATTGCCGCCATTACGCGATCCCGCGTTTCCAGCGGGTCATCGCTGGGCTCGACATTCAGTTGCGTATCCAGTGCATAGACCTCAAACATATAATGGTGCTTCGGGCGCACCGCGGGCGCGCCGGGACCACGATACACGCGCCCGGTTGCACTGATCTGCCAGGCGCCATTGGGCAATCTATCGCCAGCCGGTTGATCCTCTGCCAGACCCGTTGCACTGCCCGGAATATTCCAGACGACCCAGTGCACCTGCGTGCGCGTGCCGCGATTGGGTGCAAAGTCCAGATCTTCCATATTGACTACAAAACTCTGTGTGCCGGCAGGTGCGTTCACCCAGCTCAGTGCTGGTGACGTGCCACCGCCCGGAGCGGCACCGGGCGCTGCCTGAGAGAATCGCACGGGAATGTCGCCGCCGTCCTCAAAACCATCCACGGTCAGCACAAAGTTCTGGGCACTGGCCTGACTCATCAGTCCCAGTGCAAAT from Pseudohongiella spirulinae encodes:
- a CDS encoding asparaginase; translated protein: MMGQRILIIYTGGTIGMKQTREGLAPAADLAEEIRSLVELGPAFQQQPPILETLAYDPLIDSSDMRPALWLKLAIDIEKRYDDYDGFVVLHGTDTLAYTSSALSYFIRRWGKPVVVTGAQLPFGFPRSDARANLISAIEVACTMPGSLAQVCVVFGSRIMRGNRVTKISARAYDAFDSPRYPLLGKIGIDIEFQGSRRLTHGERLASRPLQAPADDSVAMVRLFPGISANLFNAICSAPSLRGLVLEAYGSGNAPTRDPALMDAIRAAVKRGIVVLVVSQPLDGVVSFDRYAAGSGLPGAGAISGGDLTPEAAVTKLYYLIACGLDAAQITRELQRPVSGEMSL
- a CDS encoding serine protease; protein product: MGSTNINSLSDNASIVDAVRVIVHPDYNPDPESSSNTHDYDIALIELSSAVSAPTIRLYTGTVPANLPVIAAGWGATVGDGSAASEELLHTQLQTINSSRCETAHEGSITANMFCAGGYTPTDTSDTCQGDSGGPLFAMMGQEALQLGITSFGGSETSNCGTPGSPGVYASVSELYGFIQQHVPETSVLNSTNSITVAYNVYDEQTESVSIPKVYGDGLNYSVTLKHLGDFKFLVEMADYP
- a CDS encoding SDR family oxidoreductase, with product MISLQDKRVLLTHADAFMGPVLIESLGKLGAKVIPSYERLSDKQEVREVVSAAGQIDVLIANLAIPAPSTAAVDVDEEEWTAVFEALVHPLPRLLAAVGPQMIERQSGKILIMGSASAQRGMKRASTYSAARGAQLSYTRAVGVELARHGIQVNAIAQNFVDNPTYFPDTVQADPRFQARLQREVPLGRLVTAEEDAALVAYLCSDAANCHVGQVFPLSGGWA
- a CDS encoding aspartate/glutamate racemase family protein, producing the protein MKTIGLLGGMSWESTVTYYRLINEGIKQRLGGLHSAKIVLVSVDFAEVEQLQHVGDWQAAGALLTDAAAGLQKAGADFMLICTNTMHKVAAQIQSQVSLPLLHIADATADKLLAEGVSTVGLLGTRFTMEQDFYKQRLIERGLTVVVPDDAGRSEVNRVIYDELCLGQIRESSRQQYQKVIRDLQHAGAEAVILGCTEIGLLVRAQDSPLPLYDTTEIHAKIAVQYALECDENG
- a CDS encoding DUF167 domain-containing protein gives rise to the protein MSTVVLSLKVIPGASRNQITGWLGEELKVKVATAPEAGKANRAVEKLLATYLKLPQAAVVIVAGHANQHKRVQIQGATFDDIVRKLPLKPHQ
- a CDS encoding YbhB/YbcL family Raf kinase inhibitor-like protein, which gives rise to MIMRRYVLPMIFALGLMSQASAQNFVLTVDGFEDGGDIPVRFSQAAPGAAPGGGTSPALSWVNAPAGTQSFVVNMEDLDFAPNRGTRTQVHWVVWNIPGSATGLAEDQPAGDRLPNGAWQISATGRVYRGPGAPAVRPKHHYMFEVYALDTQLNVEPSDDPLETRDRVMAAMEGHVLGKSVYIGRFHRPQ